The Winogradskyella schleiferi genome has a window encoding:
- the mutY gene encoding A/G-specific adenine glycosylase: protein MDFKHKLINWYSINKRHLPWRETQNPYHIWLSEIILQQTQVKQGLPYYQQFVTNYPTIFDLADASETSVLKLWQGLGYYSRARNLHYTAKYIVHELHGHFPDNYNDLLKLKGVGDYTASAIASIAFDKVAAVVDGNVYRVLSRYFGIETPINSTLGIKEFKSLANSLIDESQPATYNQAIMEFGALQCKPKNPDCTICPLKNGCIALQKKMVDVLPVKLKKTKVTTKYFNFLIFIDHNQQTLFEKRAKKGIWQNLYQFPLIESEKSLNSEEFHLMNLEESFSTLKPFDYSLYNEVDIVHKLSHQHLYTKFWIIDVEQLPNDAIPTKSLTEYPAPVLISDFIDRFGF, encoded by the coding sequence ATGGATTTCAAACACAAACTAATTAACTGGTACTCAATAAACAAACGACATTTGCCATGGCGAGAAACCCAAAATCCATATCATATTTGGCTCTCAGAAATTATTTTACAGCAAACCCAAGTGAAACAAGGTTTACCTTATTATCAACAATTTGTTACCAATTACCCAACTATTTTCGATCTTGCTGACGCCTCAGAAACATCTGTTTTAAAATTATGGCAAGGTTTGGGCTATTATTCCAGAGCAAGGAATCTTCATTATACAGCTAAATATATTGTACATGAGCTGCATGGACATTTCCCGGATAATTACAACGATTTATTAAAACTAAAAGGCGTTGGCGATTATACAGCAAGTGCCATTGCTTCCATAGCCTTTGACAAAGTGGCGGCTGTAGTAGATGGCAACGTCTATAGAGTTTTATCTCGCTATTTTGGGATTGAAACGCCGATCAATTCAACTTTAGGTATTAAAGAATTCAAATCTTTAGCAAATTCTCTGATCGATGAGTCACAACCTGCCACATATAACCAAGCCATTATGGAATTTGGTGCGCTACAATGCAAACCGAAAAATCCCGATTGTACTATTTGTCCCCTTAAAAATGGTTGTATTGCGCTTCAGAAAAAAATGGTCGATGTCCTTCCTGTAAAACTAAAGAAAACTAAAGTGACCACTAAATACTTCAACTTTTTGATTTTCATTGATCACAACCAGCAAACCCTTTTTGAAAAACGAGCAAAAAAAGGGATTTGGCAGAACCTCTATCAGTTTCCTTTAATTGAATCTGAAAAAAGTTTGAATTCTGAAGAATTTCATCTCATGAATTTAGAGGAGTCTTTTTCAACATTAAAACCCTTCGATTATTCCTTATATAATGAGGTGGATATAGTACATAAATTGTCGCATCAACATCTTTACACCAAATTCTGGATTATAGATGTAGAGCAATTGCCAAACGATGCCATTCCTACAAAATCATTGACTGAATATCCTGCACCTGTACTTATTAGTGATTTTATTGACCGGTTTGGTTTTTAG
- a CDS encoding single-stranded DNA-binding protein encodes MAGTLNKVMLIGNLGDEVKMHYFDDKNCVGRFPLATSESYVSKQTNERITNTEWHNIVVRNKAAEICEKYLTKGDKVYIEGRIKTRKWTDDKGMERYSTEIQCDEFTFLTPKSDQQPQQSQKPNTSDSNSQKPQSAPTNAEPEGDDDLPF; translated from the coding sequence ATGGCCGGAACATTAAATAAAGTAATGCTAATTGGAAACTTAGGAGACGAGGTAAAAATGCATTATTTTGATGATAAAAATTGTGTTGGTCGTTTTCCTTTAGCGACAAGTGAGTCTTATGTCAGTAAGCAAACCAATGAGCGAATTACTAATACGGAATGGCACAATATTGTAGTGAGGAACAAAGCCGCAGAAATTTGCGAAAAGTATCTTACCAAAGGCGATAAAGTCTACATTGAAGGTCGTATTAAAACTAGAAAATGGACTGATGACAAGGGCATGGAACGCTATTCTACAGAAATACAATGTGATGAATTTACGTTCTTAACACCTAAAAGTGATCAACAACCTCAGCAATCCCAAAAGCCCAATACATCAGATAGTAATTCTCAAAAGCCACAATCTGCTCCTACAAATGCAGAGCCAGAAGGCGATGATGATTTACCTTTTTAA
- a CDS encoding gliding motility-associated protein GldE, with protein MDPEPTVLLSHLLVINTSFITSIVVLVVLLLCSALISGAEVALFSLTKSNLDEGLEKKSAAMQIIASLLERPKKLLATILVANNFINIAVVLLFAYIGETLFSSITNALFRFLIEVVSATFLILLFGEIIPKIYASRNSVKFSSFMARPLRVLDVMLSPLSLPMRYVTIQIQNKFGKQRSNLSVDQLSQALELTNDQDTTKEEQKLLQGIVSFGNTDTKQVMRPRMDLFALSMNTPYETIITEIIDNGYSRIPVYEESIDTIKGVLYVKDLLPHLNKKTFDWTTILREPFFVPENKKLDDLMVEFQTKKVHLAVVVDEYGGTSGLVSLEDIIEEIVGDISDEYDDDDLVYTKLNNNNYSFEGKTPLKDVFKIVGIEDDMDLFDARKGEAETLAGFVLEISGGFPRIGSKINFENYVFTVEALERKRIKQIKLTLLNRHL; from the coding sequence TTGGACCCAGAACCCACGGTTTTATTATCACATTTATTAGTTATTAATACATCGTTTATAACGAGCATTGTTGTACTTGTGGTTTTATTGCTATGCTCTGCATTAATCTCAGGAGCTGAAGTGGCCTTGTTTTCCCTGACCAAATCTAATTTAGACGAAGGTTTGGAAAAGAAATCTGCGGCCATGCAAATTATTGCTTCACTTTTAGAACGGCCAAAAAAATTGTTGGCAACGATATTAGTGGCTAATAATTTCATAAATATAGCCGTTGTATTATTGTTCGCCTATATAGGTGAAACGCTCTTTAGCAGTATTACAAATGCACTTTTTCGATTTTTAATTGAGGTCGTTTCCGCAACCTTTTTAATATTATTGTTTGGTGAAATTATTCCTAAAATTTATGCTAGTAGAAATAGTGTAAAGTTTTCTTCATTTATGGCAAGACCTTTACGGGTTTTGGATGTCATGCTTTCACCGTTGAGTTTACCAATGCGTTATGTAACTATACAAATTCAGAATAAATTTGGGAAACAACGCTCTAATCTTAGCGTCGATCAGTTATCACAAGCTTTAGAACTTACCAATGATCAAGATACAACCAAAGAAGAACAAAAACTTCTTCAAGGTATTGTATCTTTTGGAAATACAGATACCAAACAAGTGATGCGACCTCGCATGGATTTGTTTGCTTTGAGTATGAATACTCCTTATGAAACTATAATCACTGAGATTATTGATAATGGTTATTCCCGAATTCCTGTTTATGAAGAAAGCATCGACACCATAAAAGGAGTGCTATACGTTAAGGATTTATTACCGCATTTGAACAAAAAAACTTTTGATTGGACGACCATTTTACGCGAACCTTTTTTTGTACCGGAAAACAAAAAGTTAGATGATCTAATGGTTGAATTCCAGACCAAAAAAGTACACCTTGCGGTAGTTGTAGACGAATATGGAGGCACTTCAGGACTGGTTTCACTTGAAGATATAATTGAAGAAATTGTAGGTGATATTAGTGATGAGTATGATGACGATGACTTAGTTTACACCAAGCTTAACAATAACAATTATAGTTTTGAAGGCAAGACACCTCTTAAGGATGTTTTTAAAATCGTAGGTATTGAAGACGATATGGATCTTTTTGACGCTCGAAAAGGAGAAGCCGAAACCCTTGCTGGTTTTGTTTTAGAGATTTCAGGTGGTTTTCCAAGAATAGGAAGTAAAATAAATTTTGAAAATTACGTTTTTACTGTAGAAGCCTTAGAGCGCAAACGCATCAAACAAATTAAACTCACTTTATTAAATCGACATTTATGA
- the gldD gene encoding gliding motility lipoprotein GldD: MKRIVLPLLSLLMFGCGDDPLPKPKGYLRLEYPKAEYKKASIPLPFSFEKNELANPIKTVKSLGKTNGVDVKYPALKATIYLTYKEVKNDNLDSLLRDAQNLTQKHTIKADEISSNLFENKEAKVYGMLYEIGGNAASQSQFYVTDSLNHFLSGSLYFYAKPNYDSIYPAAEYLKKDIKKIMESVRWED, translated from the coding sequence ATGAAGCGAATAGTTTTACCCTTATTAAGCTTATTGATGTTTGGTTGTGGAGACGATCCATTACCAAAACCCAAAGGTTATTTAAGATTGGAATATCCAAAGGCTGAATATAAAAAAGCAAGTATTCCTTTACCATTTTCTTTTGAAAAAAATGAATTGGCAAACCCTATAAAAACTGTAAAATCTCTAGGTAAAACCAATGGAGTTGATGTTAAATATCCCGCTTTAAAGGCTACCATTTATCTCACTTATAAAGAAGTAAAGAATGATAATTTGGATAGTTTGTTGAGAGATGCACAAAACCTGACGCAAAAACACACTATAAAAGCTGATGAAATTTCCAGTAACCTCTTTGAAAATAAAGAAGCTAAAGTGTATGGAATGCTTTATGAAATTGGAGGCAACGCAGCATCGCAATCTCAATTTTATGTCACAGATAGTTTAAATCACTTTTTAAGCGGATCCCTTTACTTCTATGCGAAACCTAATTACGATTCTATTTATCCTGCTGCGGAATATTTGAAGAAAGATATTAAGAAGATTATGGAGAGTGTGCGATGGGAGGATTAA
- a CDS encoding choice-of-anchor J domain-containing protein: protein MKKLIYLLTFIGIAFTGCNPVEDINNSIENEVVVGVEEFTLTTEDYANIVEQGEDEEPDYYETFDAFSDTDDAKLMLPGFLSDRYPFWGEGSSVTVNFNLFDGNPEDASAFTNATIYELMTEDYPTAASNAFFPNEDPMDFLEDILDTQISSPMEGQIVRAEFNQFINEPTVGLAPAVEFDFADSFEGWTVEEEFGDNEVWTSDIEFIQGNGFFGGQIANIEWLVSPEIDLTQESDLRFQINQAIRFASDISLLKILVATDYTGDVATADWAEIDLATAPAGNSDTLVLSEDFDFSAYDGETINIAFKYESTDSDAARWRIASLVLKTIGISGDTVTESVYFRYSGGSWDVVENVYYLTAADYDSMGEESGQPGRFDNFSNSVAPENYLPQFLSLQYPFAQDEDEIFIVYRFFVDGSTVIKSNLYTFNNGEWSPKTSSLQFEYENGVWVPDNTIRYTMVGSDYDLVATTLMDVEGFSAAAGNLANFGNFNRTGSASAWSDEMMERAMGVVLDNLDPNAEEGQKYAVTANTFGASSTEEFRVIKMEGEWIDPTLPE from the coding sequence ATGAAAAAATTAATTTATTTACTGACCTTTATAGGTATAGCCTTTACGGGTTGTAATCCTGTAGAAGATATTAATAATAGTATAGAAAACGAAGTCGTAGTTGGTGTAGAGGAGTTTACCTTAACGACAGAAGACTATGCTAATATTGTAGAACAAGGTGAAGATGAAGAACCGGATTATTATGAAACATTTGACGCTTTTAGCGATACTGATGATGCAAAGCTTATGCTCCCAGGATTTTTAAGTGATCGATATCCTTTCTGGGGAGAGGGTTCTTCTGTAACTGTAAACTTTAACTTATTTGATGGTAATCCAGAAGATGCTAGTGCATTTACCAATGCAACGATTTATGAATTGATGACTGAAGATTACCCAACTGCCGCTAGTAATGCATTTTTTCCTAACGAAGACCCAATGGATTTTTTAGAGGATATCTTGGATACTCAAATATCTAGTCCAATGGAAGGTCAAATCGTAAGAGCCGAATTTAATCAATTTATTAATGAACCAACTGTAGGCTTAGCACCAGCAGTTGAATTTGATTTTGCTGATAGCTTTGAGGGATGGACTGTTGAAGAGGAATTTGGCGATAACGAAGTTTGGACATCTGATATTGAGTTCATACAAGGTAATGGGTTTTTTGGTGGCCAAATTGCCAATATTGAGTGGTTGGTTTCTCCTGAAATTGATCTAACTCAAGAAAGTGATTTAAGATTTCAGATAAATCAAGCCATACGTTTTGCTTCAGATATAAGTCTCCTTAAAATTTTAGTGGCAACAGATTACACTGGAGATGTCGCAACAGCAGATTGGGCTGAAATTGATTTAGCGACGGCACCTGCAGGAAATAGTGACACATTAGTATTGTCAGAAGATTTTGACTTTTCTGCTTATGATGGTGAAACCATTAATATTGCTTTTAAGTATGAGTCCACAGATTCTGACGCTGCGAGATGGAGAATAGCATCTTTAGTTCTTAAAACTATAGGTATCTCAGGTGATACAGTAACGGAATCAGTATATTTTAGGTATTCTGGTGGTTCATGGGACGTCGTTGAGAATGTTTATTATCTAACAGCTGCAGATTACGATTCCATGGGTGAGGAGTCTGGTCAGCCAGGACGTTTTGATAATTTTAGTAATTCTGTTGCGCCTGAGAATTATTTACCACAATTTTTGAGCTTGCAATATCCATTTGCACAAGATGAGGATGAAATATTTATTGTTTATAGATTTTTTGTTGATGGCTCAACTGTAATAAAAAGTAACTTATATACATTCAACAATGGAGAATGGTCGCCAAAAACATCATCATTACAATTTGAATATGAAAATGGTGTTTGGGTACCAGATAATACAATAAGGTATACAATGGTTGGTTCTGATTATGATTTAGTCGCAACAACATTGATGGACGTAGAAGGATTTAGTGCGGCTGCAGGAAACTTAGCGAATTTTGGAAATTTCAACAGAACTGGTAGTGCATCGGCTTGGAGTGATGAAATGATGGAAAGAGCTATGGGAGTTGTTCTAGACAATTTAGATCCTAATGCGGAAGAAGGACAAAAGTATGCCGTTACTGCAAATACATTTGGTGCTAGCTCTACAGAAGAATTTAGGGTTATTAAAATGGAAGGTGAATGGATTGATCCAACTCTACCTGAATAA
- a CDS encoding TonB-dependent receptor encodes MKKFNQFLCVTVLTLFSTVIYAQTTIKGKIIDGDMNSPLPGANIIVKGTTNGATTNFDGNFTLNAASNSGEVVISYVGYVTQTIAYSGDTDLGTVVLISSNVGLDEIMIVASVAVDRKTPVAVSTVRAEEISLKLGTQEFPEILKSTPGVYATKAGGGFGDGRINLRGFDSENVAVMINGVPVNDMENGRVFWSNWAGLGDVTSTMQVQRGLGAARVAVPSIGGTINILTKTTDVEEGGNVMTSLGNDGYTKFGVTYSTGLMDNGFAATVSAAKTDGDGYVRGTQFNSVSYFVNVSKKINDQHKLAFTAFGAKQRHGQRQNRQLIETYKKSPDGIKYNQDWGYKNGQVTFIEDNFYHKPQISLNHYWNLNDKTSISTAAYVSFGSGGGGGTMRSDADIPGFENDGVFKFTNPEYRIGNFGPLDFDRIVNENIANGANGSNAALRASRNDHNWYGVLSTLKSDLSDDLVLLAGLDYRNYTGIHFREVTDLLGGQFIINDDNVNNVTGVAREGDKVSYFNDGLVGWIGFFGQLEYDINEKFNTFLSVNASNTSYKRKDYFNYLDGDPLQETDRFNFLGFGAKGGGNYRLDSNHNVFINLGYFEKAADFDAVFPEFNNEEINEDAENQKIMSFEVGYGYRGEKLSANVNLYRTAWRDRTETIPFQLNEDETGFANILGVNAIHQGIEIDFVYKATDKLDLTGMVSLGDWRWEENVTDVNILDEEQEVVATVDLFIEDVPVGDAAQTTFALGTNYKFSPETRFTIDYNYFARLYSDFDPSDRGTEGAPDPWEVPDYGVFDTAFSHSFPFGNFEATLIARMNNVFNTKYISDSLDGADSNAETALVYYGFGRTFSVGATIKF; translated from the coding sequence ATGAAAAAATTTAATCAATTTTTATGTGTTACTGTATTGACCCTGTTCTCAACAGTGATATATGCTCAAACTACTATCAAAGGAAAAATTATTGATGGTGATATGAACTCACCACTTCCTGGTGCTAATATTATAGTAAAAGGAACTACAAATGGTGCTACCACAAATTTTGATGGTAATTTTACTTTAAATGCAGCATCAAACTCTGGAGAGGTTGTAATATCTTACGTGGGTTACGTAACTCAAACTATAGCCTATAGTGGAGACACAGATTTAGGTACAGTAGTTTTAATTTCAAGTAATGTTGGATTGGACGAAATAATGATCGTTGCTTCTGTAGCGGTTGACAGGAAAACACCTGTAGCAGTTTCTACTGTTCGTGCCGAAGAAATTTCTTTAAAATTAGGAACTCAAGAGTTTCCAGAAATTTTAAAATCTACGCCAGGTGTTTATGCGACGAAAGCTGGTGGTGGTTTCGGTGATGGACGAATTAACTTACGTGGCTTTGATTCAGAAAATGTCGCCGTAATGATTAACGGAGTGCCTGTAAATGACATGGAAAACGGACGCGTATTTTGGAGTAATTGGGCTGGTTTAGGTGACGTTACAAGCACAATGCAAGTTCAAAGAGGTCTTGGTGCTGCGAGAGTTGCAGTACCTTCTATTGGTGGAACAATAAATATCTTAACCAAAACTACAGATGTTGAAGAAGGTGGTAACGTAATGACTTCCCTAGGAAATGATGGTTATACTAAATTTGGTGTAACCTATTCTACAGGTTTAATGGATAATGGATTTGCTGCTACAGTATCCGCTGCTAAAACAGATGGTGATGGATATGTAAGAGGAACACAGTTTAATTCGGTTTCTTATTTCGTTAACGTATCTAAGAAAATAAATGACCAGCATAAATTAGCTTTTACGGCTTTTGGCGCTAAACAACGTCACGGTCAAAGACAAAACAGACAGCTTATAGAGACTTACAAAAAAAGTCCAGACGGTATAAAATATAACCAAGATTGGGGTTATAAAAATGGTCAAGTTACTTTTATAGAGGATAACTTTTATCACAAACCACAAATATCCTTAAATCATTATTGGAATCTGAATGATAAAACAAGTATCTCTACCGCTGCATATGTGTCTTTTGGCTCTGGTGGTGGTGGTGGAACCATGAGAAGCGACGCGGATATTCCTGGATTTGAAAATGATGGAGTATTTAAATTTACAAATCCTGAATATAGAATAGGAAACTTTGGTCCTTTGGATTTTGACAGAATCGTGAACGAAAATATCGCGAATGGGGCAAATGGTTCTAATGCAGCTTTAAGAGCATCAAGAAATGATCATAATTGGTACGGTGTATTATCTACATTAAAATCAGACCTATCTGATGATTTAGTACTTTTAGCTGGTTTAGACTATAGAAACTATACTGGTATTCATTTTAGAGAAGTAACAGATTTGTTAGGGGGACAGTTTATTATTAACGATGATAACGTTAATAACGTAACAGGTGTTGCTAGAGAAGGTGATAAAGTTTCCTATTTTAACGATGGTTTAGTTGGTTGGATAGGTTTTTTCGGTCAGTTAGAGTATGATATTAATGAAAAGTTCAATACATTTCTTTCAGTAAATGCATCAAATACGTCTTACAAAAGAAAAGATTACTTCAACTATTTAGATGGTGACCCATTACAGGAAACAGATCGCTTCAATTTTTTAGGTTTTGGTGCTAAAGGTGGCGGAAACTATAGATTAGATTCTAATCATAACGTATTTATTAATTTAGGTTATTTTGAAAAAGCTGCAGATTTTGATGCTGTTTTTCCTGAATTTAATAACGAAGAAATTAATGAAGATGCTGAAAATCAGAAAATAATGAGTTTTGAAGTCGGTTATGGTTACCGAGGGGAGAAGCTTTCTGCAAACGTCAATCTTTACAGAACAGCTTGGAGAGATAGAACAGAAACTATACCTTTTCAGTTAAATGAAGACGAAACAGGTTTTGCAAATATTTTAGGTGTTAATGCAATACATCAAGGTATTGAAATTGACTTCGTTTATAAAGCCACAGATAAATTAGATTTAACGGGTATGGTATCTTTAGGTGATTGGAGATGGGAAGAAAATGTGACTGATGTTAATATTCTAGATGAAGAGCAAGAAGTTGTCGCTACTGTAGATTTATTTATTGAAGATGTGCCTGTTGGTGATGCTGCTCAAACTACATTTGCTTTAGGTACAAATTATAAATTTAGTCCAGAAACAAGGTTTACTATAGATTATAACTATTTTGCTCGTTTATACTCTGATTTTGATCCAAGTGACAGAGGTACGGAAGGCGCACCAGACCCATGGGAAGTTCCTGATTATGGAGTATTCGATACAGCATTTTCTCATAGTTTTCCTTTTGGAAACTTCGAAGCGACTTTGATTGCTAGAATGAATAATGTGTTTAATACTAAATATATATCAGATTCCTTAGATGGAGCTGATTCAAATGCTGAAACCGCATTAGTTTATTACGGTTTTGGTAGAACGTTTAGTGTAGGAGCAACTATTAAATTTTAA
- the pgi gene encoding glucose-6-phosphate isomerase, which yields MALKATNPTTTEAWKKLQAHFETIKSQHLRDMFKSDADRANDLTVKWEDFYVDFSKNRITTETIDLLIELANEVDLKNAISKYFDGDVINATEGRAVLHTALRAPKEAKVLVDGENVIPEVHEVKKKIENFTNSVVNGNHKGHTGKAITDVVNIGIGGSDLGPAMVVDSLQYYKNQLTTHFVSNVDGDHYQEVIKNLNPETTLFVIVSKTFTTQETLSNANSIRAWFLESQPKEAVSKHFVAVSTNIESVKNFGIDEANIFPMKDWVGGRFSLWSAVGLSISLALGYKHFESLLDGAHKMDEHFRTTDFNENIPVISALLTVWYNNFFQSESEAIIPYTQYLNQFATYLQQGIMESNGKSVDRDGNKVNYQTGTLIWGEPGTNSQHAFFQLIHQGTKLIPTDFIGFVNSLYGNKDHHDKLMSNYFAQTEALMNGKTEAEVLSELKGQSATKDEIKDLLPVKIFEGNKPTTSLLIQKLTPESLGKLIAMYEHKIFVQGIVWNIYSYDQFGVELGKQLAKSILSELQEANSSSLHDASTQNLVTFYKKNC from the coding sequence ATGGCACTAAAAGCAACCAACCCGACCACTACAGAAGCTTGGAAAAAATTACAAGCGCATTTTGAAACCATTAAATCCCAGCATTTAAGAGACATGTTTAAATCTGATGCCGATAGAGCAAATGATCTTACGGTAAAGTGGGAGGACTTTTATGTCGATTTTTCTAAAAACAGAATCACAACAGAAACCATCGATTTGTTAATTGAATTAGCAAATGAGGTGGACCTAAAAAATGCCATTTCAAAATATTTTGATGGCGATGTTATTAATGCTACAGAAGGACGAGCGGTTTTACACACGGCTTTAAGAGCACCAAAAGAAGCCAAAGTATTAGTTGATGGCGAAAATGTGATTCCTGAAGTACATGAAGTAAAGAAAAAAATTGAGAATTTCACGAACTCTGTTGTTAATGGAAATCACAAAGGCCATACCGGAAAAGCCATCACAGATGTTGTAAATATTGGTATTGGAGGTTCTGATTTGGGACCAGCAATGGTGGTTGATTCTCTTCAGTATTATAAAAATCAATTAACTACACATTTTGTAAGTAATGTAGATGGTGACCATTATCAAGAAGTCATTAAAAACTTAAATCCTGAGACCACGCTTTTTGTAATTGTATCTAAAACCTTTACAACACAAGAAACATTATCTAATGCCAATTCCATTAGAGCTTGGTTTTTAGAATCACAACCAAAAGAAGCGGTTTCTAAACATTTTGTTGCGGTTTCAACTAATATTGAAAGTGTAAAAAACTTCGGAATAGATGAAGCTAATATTTTCCCAATGAAAGATTGGGTTGGCGGTCGTTTTTCATTATGGAGTGCTGTAGGGCTTTCTATAAGTCTTGCTTTAGGTTATAAACACTTTGAAAGTCTATTGGATGGAGCGCACAAAATGGATGAACATTTTAGAACGACGGATTTCAATGAGAATATTCCGGTAATTTCAGCTTTATTGACCGTGTGGTACAATAATTTCTTTCAATCGGAGAGCGAAGCCATTATTCCATATACACAATATCTAAATCAGTTTGCTACCTATTTGCAACAAGGCATTATGGAAAGTAATGGTAAAAGTGTCGATAGAGATGGGAACAAAGTAAATTACCAAACTGGTACATTAATTTGGGGCGAACCAGGTACAAATTCCCAACATGCTTTTTTTCAGTTAATTCACCAAGGCACTAAATTAATTCCGACTGATTTTATTGGGTTTGTTAATTCACTCTACGGAAACAAAGACCATCACGATAAGTTGATGTCTAATTATTTTGCACAAACAGAAGCGCTAATGAACGGTAAAACAGAAGCAGAAGTTCTATCGGAATTAAAAGGGCAATCAGCAACCAAAGATGAGATAAAAGACCTGTTACCTGTTAAAATATTTGAAGGCAATAAACCAACAACCTCACTTTTAATTCAAAAATTAACACCAGAAAGCTTAGGAAAACTCATTGCTATGTACGAACACAAAATTTTTGTACAGGGCATTGTTTGGAATATCTATAGTTACGATCAATTTGGTGTTGAGTTAGGGAAGCAATTGGCAAAATCCATATTAAGTGAACTTCAAGAAGCCAATTCATCTTCACTTCATGATGCATCTACTCAAAATTTAGTAACATTTTATAAGAAGAATTGTTAA
- a CDS encoding M23 family metallopeptidase yields MQLRNSLAIVVIAISLWTCKEDNSAEVAYEKEEAEIVEEEKILEFGFDINNYIVKRDTIQKGDSFGEILQRNNIGYPDIFKIAEVTKDTFDIRKLHPGKPYTLLFSKDSEKDSLPSPETFIYQADQVKYVVINLKDSIHAYTNKKPVTYVEKTATGVIESSISSTLEEKGLSQKLAYKMADDIYAWTIDFRRLQKGDRFKVLYTDKYIDDTIYAGVHHVKAAYFEHNGDSLYAFEFETDSVKGIRDYFNENAKNLRRAFLKAPVQFSRISSRYNLKRRIAVYGYKVRPHKGTDFAAPIGTPIMATANGTVTESTRRGGNGKYVKIRHNDTYSTQYLHMSRQAVKKGQFVKQGDIIGYVGMTGNTGGPHVCYRFWKNGSQVDPFKQKLPEAKPISDSLKVKFLDHIKPIKQRLDNIFFLEAEPKETENTITEDLTTDIQ; encoded by the coding sequence ATGCAATTAAGAAATAGTCTGGCAATAGTTGTTATTGCCATAAGTTTATGGACGTGTAAAGAAGATAATTCTGCTGAAGTCGCTTACGAAAAAGAAGAAGCCGAAATTGTTGAAGAAGAAAAGATTCTTGAATTTGGGTTCGATATCAATAACTACATCGTAAAACGGGATACCATCCAAAAAGGTGATAGTTTTGGTGAAATTCTTCAACGCAATAATATTGGCTATCCTGATATTTTTAAAATTGCTGAGGTCACTAAAGATACCTTCGATATAAGAAAACTTCATCCAGGAAAACCGTATACCTTGCTGTTTTCAAAAGATTCTGAAAAGGATAGCCTTCCCAGTCCAGAAACTTTTATTTATCAGGCAGATCAAGTTAAATATGTGGTTATAAATTTAAAAGATTCCATTCATGCCTACACCAACAAAAAACCAGTAACTTATGTTGAAAAAACAGCTACTGGCGTTATAGAAAGTAGTATTTCTTCAACTTTAGAGGAAAAAGGATTAAGTCAGAAGTTAGCTTATAAAATGGCGGATGATATTTATGCCTGGACTATTGATTTTAGAAGGTTACAAAAGGGAGACCGTTTCAAGGTGCTTTATACTGACAAGTATATTGATGACACCATTTATGCAGGTGTCCATCATGTTAAAGCGGCTTATTTTGAGCATAATGGTGATTCCTTATATGCTTTCGAATTTGAAACCGATTCTGTAAAAGGCATACGAGATTACTTTAATGAAAACGCAAAAAATCTAAGACGTGCGTTCTTAAAAGCACCTGTGCAGTTTAGTAGAATATCCTCCCGTTATAACTTGAAACGTCGGATTGCAGTTTATGGTTATAAAGTCCGTCCGCACAAAGGTACCGATTTTGCCGCACCAATCGGAACACCTATTATGGCTACAGCCAATGGAACCGTGACCGAATCTACAAGACGAGGTGGCAATGGAAAATATGTGAAAATTAGGCATAATGATACCTATTCTACACAATATTTGCACATGAGCAGACAAGCCGTTAAAAAAGGGCAATTTGTAAAACAAGGCGATATTATCGGTTATGTTGGTATGACAGGAAATACAGGTGGTCCACATGTGTGTTACCGTTTCTGGAAAAATGGTAGTCAGGTAGATCCATTTAAACAAAAACTACCGGAAGCCAAACCAATTTCGGATAGCCTAAAAGTAAAATTTCTGGACCATATAAAACCAATAAAACAACGCTTAGACAATATTTTCTTCTTAGAAGCTGAGCCAAAGGAAACAGAAAACACCATAACCGAGGATTTAACAACAGATATACAATAA